One Candidatus Hydrogenedentota bacterium DNA segment encodes these proteins:
- a CDS encoding 3-deoxy-D-manno-octulosonic acid transferase, which produces MRFLIYSLTLALLAPATRWWLRRDARRRSLADRFDPGFPELPERPICLHACSLGEVNAARTLVEGLIQAYPHAPIMVTTSTCAGRARAEELYGADRVAWFPFDTRRAVSRFLDRANPRILLLFETELWPNVLSGCRARGIPAVLVNGRLSDRHERRYRWLAWWYRAMVRDLSAACMQTERHAERIMALGAPRERVHIAGNLKFDAVRTSTEPRARHQLRAACGMKPGAPVLVFGSTRPGDEALASACWATLREECPELRLVVAPRHVNRAEEAIAPFSEPVIRRSAMRVGGRSRGERVILLDTLGELSDFYAIASVAVIGGSFYPGVNGHNPLEPAALGVPVVFGPYMANFADSAPVLVARGGARQVACPEDLYLALSELLGNAAERRQMGTRARRAVLENQGATERTVALLASWIYPGERGRSSGHTPAAER; this is translated from the coding sequence ATGAGATTCCTGATCTATAGCCTGACCCTGGCGCTTCTGGCGCCGGCAACCCGCTGGTGGCTGCGCCGCGACGCACGGCGCCGATCCCTGGCCGATCGCTTCGACCCCGGCTTTCCCGAACTGCCGGAGCGCCCGATCTGCCTGCACGCGTGCAGCCTGGGCGAGGTGAACGCGGCCCGCACCCTGGTCGAAGGACTTATCCAAGCCTATCCCCACGCGCCAATCATGGTCACCACCTCCACATGCGCGGGGCGCGCGCGCGCGGAGGAGCTCTACGGTGCGGATCGCGTTGCCTGGTTCCCGTTCGACACCCGCCGCGCGGTCTCTCGTTTCCTCGACCGCGCCAACCCCCGTATACTCCTGCTCTTCGAGACCGAGCTCTGGCCCAACGTACTGTCCGGCTGCCGCGCCCGGGGTATTCCCGCCGTCCTGGTGAACGGGCGCCTCAGCGACCGCCACGAGCGGCGCTACCGGTGGCTGGCCTGGTGGTATCGCGCCATGGTTCGGGACCTGTCCGCCGCCTGCATGCAGACCGAGCGGCACGCCGAGCGCATTATGGCGCTGGGCGCTCCCCGCGAACGCGTCCACATCGCGGGCAACCTCAAATTCGACGCCGTACGGACAAGCACGGAGCCTCGCGCCCGCCACCAGCTGCGGGCGGCCTGTGGAATGAAGCCCGGCGCGCCCGTATTGGTGTTTGGCAGCACGCGCCCGGGCGACGAGGCCCTCGCGTCGGCCTGCTGGGCCACGCTCCGCGAGGAATGCCCGGAACTCCGGCTCGTCGTCGCGCCGCGCCACGTCAATCGCGCGGAAGAGGCGATCGCCCCGTTCAGCGAGCCGGTCATTCGGCGCTCCGCCATGCGGGTGGGGGGCAGGAGCCGGGGTGAGCGGGTAATTCTGCTCGATACGCTCGGCGAGCTGAGCGACTTCTACGCTATCGCCAGCGTCGCGGTTATTGGCGGTAGTTTCTACCCCGGCGTAAACGGGCACAATCCGCTGGAGCCCGCCGCGCTCGGTGTTCCCGTCGTGTTCGGCCCGTACATGGCCAATTTCGCGGATTCCGCGCCCGTGCTCGTGGCCCGGGGCGGCGCCCGCCAGGTCGCCTGTCCCGAGGACCTCTACCTCGCGTTGAGCGAACTCCTGGGCAACGCCGCCGAGCGGCGGCAGATGGGTACGCGCGCGCGGCGCGCCGTGCTCGAGAATCAGGGGGCCACGGAAAGAACGG